Proteins found in one Vallitalea guaymasensis genomic segment:
- a CDS encoding non-ribosomal peptide synthetase encodes MVNTIQNKLLEALKKYNSKTAAEYNEQKVTYEEIDHRSETIKNVLVAKQIPHKTPVGILLDNKVEMITAMIGILKAGCIFVPLDENYQNTRLKIMSECAELKYIITDKKSEDRAEMILSQKEGIIIVSHNEDKQCSCEQITYDPKDPIYIFFTSGTTGKPKAILGKNESLLNFVEWEGKYLGNIENLRVSQLTSPGFDAVMRDIFTTLCHGGTICIPEKREVILDGKRLGDWIERSQVNVIHCTPTLFRLIDEARNGKERYEKLKYVMMAGERIIPKSLKDWYEKQGEKIQLVNFYGPSETTMIKTYYEIKASDTNKSSISIGKPMEGTRIHILDRNLKECMDNEEGEIYIETEYMTLGYYNNEEMTKEKFVKINIEETEKLMYRTGDYGKIMPDGNLEYIGRKDRQVKIRGNRIELGEIEGTMLTYPGVKESLVHVEEEQEKAKYCSRCGITSKYEGVIIGEDGVCNVCKKYEGYEDITAEYFRPLEELEQKLKNNPYEGKYDCLLQYSGGKDSTYVLYKLVEMGVRVLAFVFDNEYISETAFKNIDRVVKECNVDCIIQTQKDMNKVFLEGLNEECSVCKGCFRVLNILSERYAYENKIPYIINGLSRGQIFDVRLYDIFEQGKQIEDVEEIENKIFEQRCLYHAKKDYVTKSLGEEMIIDREILEKTEVIDFYRYTDVTKKEILNLLKSKSDHWSQPQDTGSCSSNCRVNDVGIYVQRKRKEYDNYTFPNSWEVRLGHITLEQSLEELAEEVDKTKIVEIMKEIGYEDRLEREDRKKTIAGYYISDERIEENELYEYLRERLPAYEVPSKVMQIEKIPINMNGKIDYEKLPKIGDIQLKKSVAYRDEIELKLAEIWSEILETDNFDRDDNFLAIGGHSLKVMTMISMIVDHFDVELPLEVVFNDAVISKIADYIRNNTNEDTDEIKPVQKKEYYRITSEQLGFYMQEQLKDCLTGNNIATVIDIKGSVDSVRLEDAIRKMLYRHDIFRTSFDVINEEIMQIVHDDVPFKLNIVTEENYDIGDYVKPFDLQKAPLIRATLFQNENSTKLLLDSHHTVGDGLSVMIMINELAALYEGRNMEELYIQYKDFAQWQADHKESIDTTEEKEYWKKNFENYNPQKGKIAGFSPEETEVYAGNDIDEIITDTTLLNKLNKVAKDNRTTLFMVYFSAFNIVYSRYTASEDVVIGTPLHGRNYGGLSDMIGTFANGVPLRNYPYGNKTFAEFMDDVKKTLIGAINNQEYHVNEVIQDLTNGQYHNTSYLFDTVFTMFILDREFIESDNITLEYEDDKTTVETQKMRVIVKILPDKTNIKIKYACDHLEKNMIFRMMEDYKKVLEVISQNDSIKIEDISLDMDIVQDTKIIEADVDFDF; translated from the coding sequence ATGGTTAACACGATACAGAATAAATTACTGGAAGCATTAAAAAAATATAATAGTAAAACAGCAGCAGAATATAATGAGCAAAAAGTAACCTATGAAGAGATTGATCATAGGTCAGAAACTATAAAAAATGTACTTGTTGCAAAACAAATCCCACACAAAACGCCAGTAGGGATACTTCTTGACAATAAAGTAGAAATGATAACAGCCATGATAGGAATATTAAAAGCAGGTTGCATATTTGTTCCTCTTGATGAAAACTATCAAAATACCAGATTGAAAATCATGTCAGAGTGTGCAGAACTAAAATATATCATTACAGACAAAAAAAGTGAAGATCGAGCAGAGATGATACTCTCCCAAAAAGAGGGAATCATAATAGTGTCTCATAACGAGGACAAGCAGTGTAGCTGTGAGCAGATTACTTATGACCCAAAAGACCCTATCTACATATTCTTCACATCAGGAACAACTGGTAAACCAAAAGCAATACTAGGCAAGAACGAAAGTCTGTTGAACTTTGTAGAGTGGGAAGGTAAATACCTAGGCAATATAGAAAACCTACGAGTAAGTCAACTGACTTCTCCAGGTTTTGACGCAGTGATGAGAGACATATTCACTACACTATGCCATGGAGGAACCATTTGCATTCCAGAAAAAAGAGAAGTCATACTAGATGGAAAAAGACTTGGAGACTGGATAGAAAGATCACAGGTGAATGTAATACACTGTACACCAACTCTATTTAGACTAATAGATGAAGCAAGAAACGGCAAAGAGAGATATGAAAAGTTAAAATATGTGATGATGGCAGGAGAGAGAATCATACCAAAAAGCTTGAAGGACTGGTATGAAAAACAAGGAGAAAAAATACAGCTAGTGAATTTCTACGGACCATCAGAAACAACAATGATAAAGACCTATTATGAAATAAAGGCTTCCGATACAAATAAGAGCAGTATATCTATAGGTAAGCCAATGGAAGGAACCAGAATACATATCCTGGATAGAAACCTTAAGGAATGTATGGATAATGAAGAAGGAGAAATATACATAGAAACAGAGTATATGACTCTAGGATATTACAACAACGAAGAAATGACAAAAGAAAAATTTGTGAAAATAAATATAGAAGAAACAGAAAAACTAATGTACAGAACAGGTGATTACGGAAAGATAATGCCTGACGGAAATCTTGAATACATAGGAAGAAAAGACAGACAGGTCAAGATAAGAGGGAACAGGATTGAACTTGGGGAAATAGAAGGAACCATGCTCACCTACCCAGGAGTCAAAGAATCACTTGTACATGTTGAAGAAGAACAGGAAAAAGCCAAGTATTGCAGCAGATGCGGAATCACTTCAAAATACGAAGGAGTAATAATAGGTGAAGACGGTGTTTGCAACGTATGCAAGAAATACGAAGGATATGAAGATATAACAGCAGAGTACTTCAGACCCCTTGAAGAACTAGAACAAAAACTCAAGAACAACCCATATGAAGGAAAATATGACTGTCTATTACAATACAGTGGAGGAAAAGACAGCACATACGTATTATACAAGCTTGTAGAAATGGGAGTAAGAGTACTTGCATTTGTATTTGACAACGAATACATATCAGAAACAGCTTTCAAGAACATAGACAGGGTAGTAAAAGAATGCAACGTAGACTGTATAATACAGACTCAGAAGGATATGAACAAAGTATTCCTTGAAGGATTAAATGAAGAATGCAGTGTATGTAAAGGATGTTTCAGAGTACTTAACATACTAAGTGAAAGATATGCCTATGAAAACAAAATACCATATATAATAAATGGATTATCAAGAGGACAGATATTTGATGTAAGACTGTACGACATATTTGAACAGGGAAAACAAATAGAAGATGTAGAAGAAATAGAAAACAAGATATTTGAACAAAGATGTCTATATCATGCTAAGAAAGATTATGTAACCAAAAGTCTTGGAGAAGAAATGATAATAGACAGAGAAATATTAGAAAAGACAGAAGTAATAGACTTCTATAGATATACAGACGTAACCAAGAAAGAAATCCTTAACTTATTAAAAAGCAAGAGTGACCATTGGAGTCAGCCACAGGATACAGGCTCATGTTCCAGTAACTGTAGGGTAAACGATGTGGGAATATACGTACAGAGAAAAAGGAAAGAATATGACAATTACACTTTCCCAAACAGCTGGGAGGTAAGACTAGGGCATATAACCCTAGAACAATCATTAGAAGAACTAGCTGAAGAAGTGGACAAAACAAAAATAGTAGAAATAATGAAAGAAATCGGATACGAAGACAGACTGGAAAGAGAAGATAGAAAGAAAACCATAGCAGGATACTATATATCAGATGAAAGAATAGAAGAAAATGAATTATACGAGTATCTACGAGAAAGACTTCCAGCATATGAAGTACCATCCAAAGTAATGCAGATAGAGAAGATACCTATCAACATGAATGGAAAAATAGATTACGAAAAACTACCTAAGATAGGAGACATACAGCTTAAAAAGAGTGTAGCCTATAGAGATGAGATAGAATTGAAATTGGCAGAAATCTGGAGTGAGATACTAGAGACAGACAACTTTGACAGGGATGATAATTTCCTTGCCATAGGAGGTCACTCATTGAAGGTAATGACTATGATTTCCATGATAGTAGATCATTTTGATGTTGAATTGCCATTAGAGGTGGTATTCAATGATGCAGTTATCAGTAAGATTGCTGATTATATTAGGAATAATACCAATGAGGATACTGATGAAATAAAACCTGTTCAAAAGAAAGAATATTATAGAATTACTTCAGAGCAGCTAGGTTTCTATATGCAAGAACAGTTAAAGGATTGTCTTACAGGAAATAATATTGCAACGGTAATTGATATCAAAGGTAGTGTTGATTCAGTAAGGCTGGAAGATGCTATCAGAAAGATGCTATATAGACATGATATATTTAGAACATCTTTTGATGTGATTAACGAAGAAATTATGCAGATAGTTCATGATGATGTACCTTTCAAGTTGAATATAGTAACAGAAGAGAATTATGATATTGGAGATTATGTAAAGCCATTTGACCTACAAAAGGCACCTCTTATAAGGGCAACATTATTTCAAAATGAGAACAGTACAAAACTGCTTCTTGATTCTCACCATACTGTGGGAGATGGTTTATCTGTAATGATAATGATAAATGAGCTGGCTGCACTATATGAAGGAAGAAATATGGAAGAGTTATATATACAGTACAAAGATTTTGCACAGTGGCAGGCAGATCACAAGGAATCCATAGATACAACAGAGGAAAAAGAGTATTGGAAGAAAAACTTTGAGAATTATAATCCTCAAAAAGGTAAAATTGCTGGATTTAGCCCAGAAGAAACAGAAGTGTATGCTGGAAATGATATAGATGAGATTATAACAGACACTACTCTATTAAATAAATTAAACAAAGTAGCCAAAGATAATAGAACTACACTTTTTATGGTATATTTTTCAGCTTTCAATATTGTATATTCTAGATATACTGCTTCAGAAGATGTTGTAATAGGAACACCTTTACATGGAAGAAATTATGGTGGACTTAGTGATATGATTGGTACTTTTGCTAATGGTGTACCACTTAGGAATTATCCTTATGGAAATAAGACTTTTGCAGAATTTATGGATGATGTCAAAAAAACACTTATAGGTGCAATTAATAATCAGGAATATCATGTTAATGAAGTCATACAGGATTTGACAAATGGGCAATATCATAACACATCATATTTATTTGATACAGTATTCACTATGTTTATTCTAGATAGAGAATTCATAGAGAGTGATAATATCACATTAGAATACGAAGATGATAAAACAACAGTAGAAACACAAAAGATGAGAGTAATTGTCAAGATTCTCCCTGACAAGACTAATATAAAAATAAAATATGCATGTGACCATCTAGAGAAAAATATGATTTTCAGAATGATGGAAGATTATAAAAAAGTGTTAGAGGTCATTTCACAAAATGATTCTATTAAGATAGAGGATATTAGTCTGGATATGGATATAGTACAAGACACAAAGATAATTGAAGCTGATGTAGATTTTGATTTTTAA
- a CDS encoding condensation domain-containing protein, with amino-acid sequence MKEVRRYILEQVASGSLDKEKAAKMLMEMYDYVLSEDNVKEEISISETEDLDKSNHSDFEDIIKDSQEKEYYPMLPSQKMILLHQFMKRDTAYNIPRVLFLEGDVDEEKINDTFKTIVERHHALRTSFHLHHGEYMQKINGVSDFSIESVEGDEKNIEDDIRSFVRSFQLDKAPLFRVRLIKYDSRKYVLLMDIHHIISDRKSIVVLMNEFQQLYQGIEPAKTEVHYEHYVEWYNNFLKSDIGLSKEKYWLEQFDDGKMSTELKTDYSKEGIRKYTEKSLYHEFQDDYRDKLLQFCSSNGVTLNMLMLSVYHVLLWKWLGKDDLVTGLSCQGRTIKEAYNMIGMFVNTLAIRNYPSGEKKYFDFLNETKEILLNAYSNQEYPFDVLTDKIRQKSKIKDKSLINTLFIMQNTDYGELELGDIRVKPYHDYIETDGRFDLQINIFNSSEKHLNICFIYSKELFKEETIKTLLNEYISILKQVVDEPEKLLNNLDINL; translated from the coding sequence ATGAAAGAAGTAAGGAGATATATACTAGAGCAGGTTGCATCAGGCAGTTTGGATAAAGAAAAAGCTGCCAAGATGCTTATGGAAATGTATGATTATGTATTATCTGAAGATAACGTAAAAGAAGAAATCAGTATTAGTGAAACAGAGGATTTGGATAAAAGTAATCATTCAGACTTTGAAGATATAATAAAGGATTCACAGGAAAAAGAATATTATCCAATGCTTCCATCACAAAAGATGATTCTTCTACATCAATTCATGAAAAGGGATACTGCCTATAATATCCCTCGTGTGCTTTTTCTTGAAGGAGATGTTGATGAAGAAAAGATCAATGATACATTTAAAACAATAGTAGAGAGGCATCATGCCCTAAGAACATCATTTCATCTTCATCACGGTGAATATATGCAGAAGATCAATGGGGTTTCTGATTTCTCTATTGAATCCGTTGAAGGAGATGAAAAGAATATAGAAGATGATATACGGTCATTCGTAAGAAGTTTTCAACTTGATAAGGCACCCTTGTTCAGGGTAAGGCTGATTAAATATGATAGTAGAAAATATGTTCTTCTTATGGATATCCACCACATCATTTCTGATAGAAAATCAATAGTTGTCTTGATGAATGAGTTTCAGCAGCTATATCAAGGTATAGAGCCAGCGAAGACGGAAGTTCATTATGAGCATTATGTTGAATGGTACAACAATTTCTTGAAATCGGATATAGGACTATCAAAAGAAAAATACTGGTTGGAACAGTTTGATGATGGAAAGATGTCAACAGAATTGAAAACAGATTACTCAAAGGAAGGTATAAGAAAATATACTGAGAAATCACTATATCATGAATTTCAGGATGATTATCGTGATAAGCTGTTACAGTTCTGTTCTAGCAATGGTGTCACATTAAATATGCTAATGCTTTCTGTATATCATGTACTACTATGGAAATGGCTTGGAAAAGATGATTTGGTAACTGGCTTAAGCTGTCAGGGAAGAACCATAAAAGAAGCTTATAACATGATAGGTATGTTTGTTAATACTCTTGCCATAAGAAACTATCCTTCAGGAGAGAAGAAGTACTTCGATTTCTTGAATGAGACAAAAGAGATTCTACTGAATGCTTATTCTAATCAGGAGTATCCTTTTGACGTATTGACGGATAAGATAAGACAGAAGTCAAAGATTAAGGATAAATCATTGATAAATACATTGTTCATAATGCAGAATACAGATTATGGTGAGCTTGAATTAGGTGACATAAGAGTAAAACCATACCATGATTATATAGAGACTGATGGACGTTTTGATCTACAGATAAATATATTCAATTCATCAGAGAAACATTTGAATATATGTTTTATATATAGTAAAGAATTGTTCAAGGAAGAGACCATAAAAACATTATTGAATGAATATATAAGCATCCTTAAACAAGTCGTTGATGAACCTGAAAAATTGCTGAACAATCTTGATATAAATCTATAA